In Daucus carota subsp. sativus chromosome 4, DH1 v3.0, whole genome shotgun sequence, one DNA window encodes the following:
- the LOC108218960 gene encoding uncharacterized protein LOC108218960 isoform X1 gives MGFKCLVMFCWFFVGLVFIVTCDAAAEEVTVKLLKTPRAITNQNAAKFAFEILVGSNGNACTNCTTNCKLNDHLPLGCESGEVTYARLKDGNHTFEVCTKGVYGVVCSSYTWIVDTVPPTAFVAAAKSFTNETNISVNVSFSESCSGLGGFQCTSVDSCNLLVYGAGQVIPSTLNIIQPNLTYSLMVNLSSSVQYGRVILVMDKNFCTDAAGNKFSRSQNSWFILHFDRRTAVVNLRTHIPERLLQLGRETRTVQATNIHKNLELYLYFNKPVINSATEISNSIHTTQGSLLPISGDSLGNHRFGFKVNNISSLAIVTVSLDSDLLASRYGSTVSPVAPITFLFDSQRPAVRLSTTSNMRTRHKSLPILIRFMKPVFGFNSSHVSVSGGYVQGFREASLSSYSVDIHIQEDGGIVSISVPENITKDVAGNRNLASNILQVKHYSLPAISLVLSSFATATFIVTALSAGLLTISVASLQSIGAFGRRSSSLTTDPTRNLFRIACHIQTFALSRWLAVTLPVEYHEFARGLQWSIPYFSLPWDIGHTQSVIVPSIWPTNPHSSSSKFVHLGTSQHVEPTSEHADVATSLYGLPLSPAEYRSFFESQNIPEAEYVSNANESDGWSDFKKSMFWLAVLGGSLLLLHVLLLLILKFRKTKTEKQKIYGALVLPRFEIFLIILALPCVCEASAALLKGGSTAGTIVGSLLLAAVSFAVLALFLFLSAGITYGKLLQYKEVHKEGQKSHWYQELIRVTLGPGKRGQWTWINQSNSVYLTKFGPLFEDVRGPPKYMLSQFVAESSHISGDRIIASDDETEDAEAPFIQKLFGILRIYYTLIETIKRVCLGILAGSNSENWSSKAPTIILLCITSFQLFFMVLKKPFIKKKVQLVEIISVSSELGIFAICFVLLEKTFSAKDEKNIGICMLALFLLAFLPQIMNEWYALYRQTQQLDPAGKSLWKGLKAALVGFLLYFIPQKLMKNAYNSLELDKFGDKVLADPSSSGDRNRSSGSRASSGNEKPWMKQLRELAKSSFSKDTSGTPNDPSTSGTRWSGLWGGTRGSRSSSLSTSGETKSKPKGLYKDLEAIFASK, from the exons ATGGGTTTCAAGTGTTTGGTTATGTTTTGTTGGTTCTTTGTGGGATTAGTTTTTATAGTTACTTGTGATGCTGCTGCAGAGGAGGTGACTGTGAAGTTGTTGAAGACTCCCAGGGCTATTACCAATCAAAATGCTGCTAAATTTGCATTTGAAATTTTAGTGGGTAGTAATGGAAATGCCTGCACAAATTGCACAACTAATTGCAAG CTAAACGATCACTTACCTTTAGGTTGTGAATCAGGAGAAGTTACTTATGCTAGACTGAAAGACGGAAATCATACATTTGAAGTTTGCACCAAAGGCGTCTATGGAGTTGTATGCTCTAGCTATACATGGATTGTTG ATACAGTCCCCCCCACAGCATTTGTTGCAGctgcaaaatcttttacaaatgaaacaaatatttcTGTGAATGTATCCTTCAGCGAATCCTGCAGTGGGCTAGGTGGTTTTCAATGTACTTCTGTAGATTCCTGCAAC CTTCTTGTTTATGGTGCTGGCCAAGTAATCCCATCCACACTAAACATTATTCAGCCAAACCTCACATATTCTCTCATGGTGAATTTGTCTTCAAGTGTTCAGTATGGAAGAGTTATACTGGTCATGGATAAAAATTTCTGTACAGATGCTGCTGGCAACAAATTTTCAAGGAGTCAGAATTCATGGTTTATTCTACATTTTG ATAGGAGAACTGCGGTAGTCAACCTAAGAACACATATACCTGAAAGATTGCTTCAACTTGGCAGAGAAACTAGAACAGTACAAGCAACTAATATTCACAAGAATTTAGAGCTGTATTTGTACTTCAATAAGCCAGTTATTAACTCAGCAACTGAAATTTCTAACTCCATCCACACAACGCAAGGATCACTACTTCCTATCAGTGGGGATAGCCTAGGAAATCACAGATTTGGATTCAAG GTCAATAATATATCCAGCTTGGCTATAGTTACAGTGAGCCTTGATTCAGATTTATTAGCTAGCAGATATGGGTCTACAGTTTCTCCGGTGGCACCAATTACTTTTCTTTTTG ATTCTCAAAGGCCTGCTGTAAGGTTAAGCACAACCTCTAATATGAGAACAAGGCATAAGAGTCTGCCAATTTTGATAAGGTTCATGAAACCTGTATTTGGCTTCAATTCTTCTCATGTATCAGTCTCCGGAGGCTATGTGCAGGG CTTCCGTGAGGCAAGTCTGAGCTCGTACAGTGTAGACATTCATATTCAAGAAGATGGTGGCATTGTATCAATTAGTGTTCCTGAAAACATTACTAAAGATGTTGCTGGAAATAGAAACCTAGCATCTAACATACTACAAGTGAAACATT ATTCACTGCCTGCAATATCGTTGGTTCTTTCTTCCTTTGCAACTGCCACTTTTATTGTGACAGCCTTGTCTGCAGGGCTGCTCACAATTTCAGTTGCAAGCCTTCAGTCCATAGGGGCTTTTGGTAGACGATCTTCTTCATTGACTACTGATCCTACGAGGAACCTCTTT CGCATTGCATGCCACATCCAGACATTTGCACTTTCTAGATGGTTGGCAGTTACCCTGCCAGTCGAATATCATGAATTTGCCAGAGGTTTACAGTGGAGCATCCCTTACTTCAGCCTTCCATGGGACATAGGCCACACACAGTCAGTTATAGTGCCTTCGATTTGGCCTACAAACCCACATTCATCCAGCTCCAAATTTGTTCACTTGGGAACTTCACAACATGTAGAACCAACTAGTGAGCATGCAGATGTTGCTACTTCACTATATGGTTTGCCACTTTCTCCCGCAGAGTACAGGTCATTTTTTGAG AGCCAAAATATTCCAGAAGCTGAATATGTTTCAAATGCAAATGAATCTGATGG ATGGAGTGATTTCAAGAAGAGTATGTTTTGGTTAGCCGTGCTTGGTGGTAGCTTGTTATTGTTACATGTTCTCCTCTTATTGATTCTCAAGTTCAGAAAAAcgaaaacagaaaaacaaaagaTTTATGGAGCACTGGTTTTGCCAAGATTTGAGATCTTTCTCATTATTCTTGCACTACCTTGTGTCTGTGAAGCATCGGCAGCCCTGCTGAAAG GAGGATCAACAGCAGGGACTATAGTTGGGAGTCTATTGCTGGCAGCTGTCTCTTTTGcagttttagctttattcttATTCCTGTCAGCAGGTATAACATATGGGAAGCTACTTCAGTACAAGGAAGTGCATAAAGAGGGCCAGAAATCACATTGGTATCAAGAACTCATTCGAGTTACTTTAGGTCCTGGAAAAAGGGGCCAGTGGACTTGGATAAACCAGTCCAACTCTGTGTATCTTACAAAATTTGGACCTCTATTTGAAGATGTAAGAGGCCCTCCTAAGTACATGCTTTCCCAGTTTGTTGCAGAGAGTTCACATATCAGTGGTGATAGAATCATTGCCTCAGATGACGAAACAGAAGATGCAGAAGCACCTTTTATCCAAAAGTTGTTTGGGATTTTGAGGATATACTACACACTAATCGAAACTATAAAACGTGTCTGTCTCGGTATATTAGCAGGTTCCAATTCAGAAAATTGGTCTTCTAAAGCTCCTACAATCATCTTACTCTGCATCACTTCTTTCCAACTCTTCTTCATGGTTCTGAAAAAGCCCTTCATTAAAAAAAAGGTTCAGTTGGTCGAGATCATCTCCGTTTCTAGTGAATTGGGCATTTTTGCTATTTGTTTTGTTCTATTAGAGAAGACATTTTCAGCCAAGGATGAAAAGAACATTGGCATATGCATGCTTGCATTGTTTTTGCTTGCCTTTTTGCCTCAAATCATGAACGAATGGTATGCATTGTATCGGCAGACACAACAGCTAGATCCAGCAGGGAAATCTTTATGGAAGGGTCTGAAGGCCGCATTAGTTGGATTTCTGTTGTACTTCATTCCACAGAAGCTGATGAAAAACGCGTACAACAGCCTAGAACTTGACAAATTTGGAGATAAAGTACTAGCTGATCCTTCTTCTTCTGGCGACAGGAATAGGAGCTCAGGCAGCAGAGCGTCGAGTGGAAATGAGAAACCGTGGATGAAACAGTTGAGAGAACTAGCCAAGTCTAGCTTCAGCAAAGATACAAGTGGAACTCCAAATGATCCTTCAACTAGTGGCACCAGATGGAGTGGTTTATGGGGCGGTACTAGGGGAAGTCGCAGCTCATCCTTGAGTACCTCAGGAGAGACCAAATCAAAACCAAAAGGTTTGTACAAAGATCTAGAAGCCATTTTTGCATCAAAGTGA
- the LOC108218960 gene encoding uncharacterized protein LOC108218960 isoform X2 — translation MLHRISVLLYMHLLVYGAGQVIPSTLNIIQPNLTYSLMVNLSSSVQYGRVILVMDKNFCTDAAGNKFSRSQNSWFILHFDRRTAVVNLRTHIPERLLQLGRETRTVQATNIHKNLELYLYFNKPVINSATEISNSIHTTQGSLLPISGDSLGNHRFGFKVNNISSLAIVTVSLDSDLLASRYGSTVSPVAPITFLFDSQRPAVRLSTTSNMRTRHKSLPILIRFMKPVFGFNSSHVSVSGGYVQGFREASLSSYSVDIHIQEDGGIVSISVPENITKDVAGNRNLASNILQVKHYSLPAISLVLSSFATATFIVTALSAGLLTISVASLQSIGAFGRRSSSLTTDPTRNLFRIACHIQTFALSRWLAVTLPVEYHEFARGLQWSIPYFSLPWDIGHTQSVIVPSIWPTNPHSSSSKFVHLGTSQHVEPTSEHADVATSLYGLPLSPAEYRSFFESQNIPEAEYVSNANESDGWSDFKKSMFWLAVLGGSLLLLHVLLLLILKFRKTKTEKQKIYGALVLPRFEIFLIILALPCVCEASAALLKGGSTAGTIVGSLLLAAVSFAVLALFLFLSAGITYGKLLQYKEVHKEGQKSHWYQELIRVTLGPGKRGQWTWINQSNSVYLTKFGPLFEDVRGPPKYMLSQFVAESSHISGDRIIASDDETEDAEAPFIQKLFGILRIYYTLIETIKRVCLGILAGSNSENWSSKAPTIILLCITSFQLFFMVLKKPFIKKKVQLVEIISVSSELGIFAICFVLLEKTFSAKDEKNIGICMLALFLLAFLPQIMNEWYALYRQTQQLDPAGKSLWKGLKAALVGFLLYFIPQKLMKNAYNSLELDKFGDKVLADPSSSGDRNRSSGSRASSGNEKPWMKQLRELAKSSFSKDTSGTPNDPSTSGTRWSGLWGGTRGSRSSSLSTSGETKSKPKGLYKDLEAIFASK, via the exons atGCTTCACAGGATTTCTGTACTCCTATACATGCAT CTTCTTGTTTATGGTGCTGGCCAAGTAATCCCATCCACACTAAACATTATTCAGCCAAACCTCACATATTCTCTCATGGTGAATTTGTCTTCAAGTGTTCAGTATGGAAGAGTTATACTGGTCATGGATAAAAATTTCTGTACAGATGCTGCTGGCAACAAATTTTCAAGGAGTCAGAATTCATGGTTTATTCTACATTTTG ATAGGAGAACTGCGGTAGTCAACCTAAGAACACATATACCTGAAAGATTGCTTCAACTTGGCAGAGAAACTAGAACAGTACAAGCAACTAATATTCACAAGAATTTAGAGCTGTATTTGTACTTCAATAAGCCAGTTATTAACTCAGCAACTGAAATTTCTAACTCCATCCACACAACGCAAGGATCACTACTTCCTATCAGTGGGGATAGCCTAGGAAATCACAGATTTGGATTCAAG GTCAATAATATATCCAGCTTGGCTATAGTTACAGTGAGCCTTGATTCAGATTTATTAGCTAGCAGATATGGGTCTACAGTTTCTCCGGTGGCACCAATTACTTTTCTTTTTG ATTCTCAAAGGCCTGCTGTAAGGTTAAGCACAACCTCTAATATGAGAACAAGGCATAAGAGTCTGCCAATTTTGATAAGGTTCATGAAACCTGTATTTGGCTTCAATTCTTCTCATGTATCAGTCTCCGGAGGCTATGTGCAGGG CTTCCGTGAGGCAAGTCTGAGCTCGTACAGTGTAGACATTCATATTCAAGAAGATGGTGGCATTGTATCAATTAGTGTTCCTGAAAACATTACTAAAGATGTTGCTGGAAATAGAAACCTAGCATCTAACATACTACAAGTGAAACATT ATTCACTGCCTGCAATATCGTTGGTTCTTTCTTCCTTTGCAACTGCCACTTTTATTGTGACAGCCTTGTCTGCAGGGCTGCTCACAATTTCAGTTGCAAGCCTTCAGTCCATAGGGGCTTTTGGTAGACGATCTTCTTCATTGACTACTGATCCTACGAGGAACCTCTTT CGCATTGCATGCCACATCCAGACATTTGCACTTTCTAGATGGTTGGCAGTTACCCTGCCAGTCGAATATCATGAATTTGCCAGAGGTTTACAGTGGAGCATCCCTTACTTCAGCCTTCCATGGGACATAGGCCACACACAGTCAGTTATAGTGCCTTCGATTTGGCCTACAAACCCACATTCATCCAGCTCCAAATTTGTTCACTTGGGAACTTCACAACATGTAGAACCAACTAGTGAGCATGCAGATGTTGCTACTTCACTATATGGTTTGCCACTTTCTCCCGCAGAGTACAGGTCATTTTTTGAG AGCCAAAATATTCCAGAAGCTGAATATGTTTCAAATGCAAATGAATCTGATGG ATGGAGTGATTTCAAGAAGAGTATGTTTTGGTTAGCCGTGCTTGGTGGTAGCTTGTTATTGTTACATGTTCTCCTCTTATTGATTCTCAAGTTCAGAAAAAcgaaaacagaaaaacaaaagaTTTATGGAGCACTGGTTTTGCCAAGATTTGAGATCTTTCTCATTATTCTTGCACTACCTTGTGTCTGTGAAGCATCGGCAGCCCTGCTGAAAG GAGGATCAACAGCAGGGACTATAGTTGGGAGTCTATTGCTGGCAGCTGTCTCTTTTGcagttttagctttattcttATTCCTGTCAGCAGGTATAACATATGGGAAGCTACTTCAGTACAAGGAAGTGCATAAAGAGGGCCAGAAATCACATTGGTATCAAGAACTCATTCGAGTTACTTTAGGTCCTGGAAAAAGGGGCCAGTGGACTTGGATAAACCAGTCCAACTCTGTGTATCTTACAAAATTTGGACCTCTATTTGAAGATGTAAGAGGCCCTCCTAAGTACATGCTTTCCCAGTTTGTTGCAGAGAGTTCACATATCAGTGGTGATAGAATCATTGCCTCAGATGACGAAACAGAAGATGCAGAAGCACCTTTTATCCAAAAGTTGTTTGGGATTTTGAGGATATACTACACACTAATCGAAACTATAAAACGTGTCTGTCTCGGTATATTAGCAGGTTCCAATTCAGAAAATTGGTCTTCTAAAGCTCCTACAATCATCTTACTCTGCATCACTTCTTTCCAACTCTTCTTCATGGTTCTGAAAAAGCCCTTCATTAAAAAAAAGGTTCAGTTGGTCGAGATCATCTCCGTTTCTAGTGAATTGGGCATTTTTGCTATTTGTTTTGTTCTATTAGAGAAGACATTTTCAGCCAAGGATGAAAAGAACATTGGCATATGCATGCTTGCATTGTTTTTGCTTGCCTTTTTGCCTCAAATCATGAACGAATGGTATGCATTGTATCGGCAGACACAACAGCTAGATCCAGCAGGGAAATCTTTATGGAAGGGTCTGAAGGCCGCATTAGTTGGATTTCTGTTGTACTTCATTCCACAGAAGCTGATGAAAAACGCGTACAACAGCCTAGAACTTGACAAATTTGGAGATAAAGTACTAGCTGATCCTTCTTCTTCTGGCGACAGGAATAGGAGCTCAGGCAGCAGAGCGTCGAGTGGAAATGAGAAACCGTGGATGAAACAGTTGAGAGAACTAGCCAAGTCTAGCTTCAGCAAAGATACAAGTGGAACTCCAAATGATCCTTCAACTAGTGGCACCAGATGGAGTGGTTTATGGGGCGGTACTAGGGGAAGTCGCAGCTCATCCTTGAGTACCTCAGGAGAGACCAAATCAAAACCAAAAGGTTTGTACAAAGATCTAGAAGCCATTTTTGCATCAAAGTGA
- the LOC108218960 gene encoding uncharacterized protein LOC108218960 isoform X3: MVNLSSSVQYGRVILVMDKNFCTDAAGNKFSRSQNSWFILHFDRRTAVVNLRTHIPERLLQLGRETRTVQATNIHKNLELYLYFNKPVINSATEISNSIHTTQGSLLPISGDSLGNHRFGFKVNNISSLAIVTVSLDSDLLASRYGSTVSPVAPITFLFDSQRPAVRLSTTSNMRTRHKSLPILIRFMKPVFGFNSSHVSVSGGYVQGFREASLSSYSVDIHIQEDGGIVSISVPENITKDVAGNRNLASNILQVKHYSLPAISLVLSSFATATFIVTALSAGLLTISVASLQSIGAFGRRSSSLTTDPTRNLFRIACHIQTFALSRWLAVTLPVEYHEFARGLQWSIPYFSLPWDIGHTQSVIVPSIWPTNPHSSSSKFVHLGTSQHVEPTSEHADVATSLYGLPLSPAEYRSFFESQNIPEAEYVSNANESDGWSDFKKSMFWLAVLGGSLLLLHVLLLLILKFRKTKTEKQKIYGALVLPRFEIFLIILALPCVCEASAALLKGGSTAGTIVGSLLLAAVSFAVLALFLFLSAGITYGKLLQYKEVHKEGQKSHWYQELIRVTLGPGKRGQWTWINQSNSVYLTKFGPLFEDVRGPPKYMLSQFVAESSHISGDRIIASDDETEDAEAPFIQKLFGILRIYYTLIETIKRVCLGILAGSNSENWSSKAPTIILLCITSFQLFFMVLKKPFIKKKVQLVEIISVSSELGIFAICFVLLEKTFSAKDEKNIGICMLALFLLAFLPQIMNEWYALYRQTQQLDPAGKSLWKGLKAALVGFLLYFIPQKLMKNAYNSLELDKFGDKVLADPSSSGDRNRSSGSRASSGNEKPWMKQLRELAKSSFSKDTSGTPNDPSTSGTRWSGLWGGTRGSRSSSLSTSGETKSKPKGLYKDLEAIFASK, encoded by the exons ATGGTGAATTTGTCTTCAAGTGTTCAGTATGGAAGAGTTATACTGGTCATGGATAAAAATTTCTGTACAGATGCTGCTGGCAACAAATTTTCAAGGAGTCAGAATTCATGGTTTATTCTACATTTTG ATAGGAGAACTGCGGTAGTCAACCTAAGAACACATATACCTGAAAGATTGCTTCAACTTGGCAGAGAAACTAGAACAGTACAAGCAACTAATATTCACAAGAATTTAGAGCTGTATTTGTACTTCAATAAGCCAGTTATTAACTCAGCAACTGAAATTTCTAACTCCATCCACACAACGCAAGGATCACTACTTCCTATCAGTGGGGATAGCCTAGGAAATCACAGATTTGGATTCAAG GTCAATAATATATCCAGCTTGGCTATAGTTACAGTGAGCCTTGATTCAGATTTATTAGCTAGCAGATATGGGTCTACAGTTTCTCCGGTGGCACCAATTACTTTTCTTTTTG ATTCTCAAAGGCCTGCTGTAAGGTTAAGCACAACCTCTAATATGAGAACAAGGCATAAGAGTCTGCCAATTTTGATAAGGTTCATGAAACCTGTATTTGGCTTCAATTCTTCTCATGTATCAGTCTCCGGAGGCTATGTGCAGGG CTTCCGTGAGGCAAGTCTGAGCTCGTACAGTGTAGACATTCATATTCAAGAAGATGGTGGCATTGTATCAATTAGTGTTCCTGAAAACATTACTAAAGATGTTGCTGGAAATAGAAACCTAGCATCTAACATACTACAAGTGAAACATT ATTCACTGCCTGCAATATCGTTGGTTCTTTCTTCCTTTGCAACTGCCACTTTTATTGTGACAGCCTTGTCTGCAGGGCTGCTCACAATTTCAGTTGCAAGCCTTCAGTCCATAGGGGCTTTTGGTAGACGATCTTCTTCATTGACTACTGATCCTACGAGGAACCTCTTT CGCATTGCATGCCACATCCAGACATTTGCACTTTCTAGATGGTTGGCAGTTACCCTGCCAGTCGAATATCATGAATTTGCCAGAGGTTTACAGTGGAGCATCCCTTACTTCAGCCTTCCATGGGACATAGGCCACACACAGTCAGTTATAGTGCCTTCGATTTGGCCTACAAACCCACATTCATCCAGCTCCAAATTTGTTCACTTGGGAACTTCACAACATGTAGAACCAACTAGTGAGCATGCAGATGTTGCTACTTCACTATATGGTTTGCCACTTTCTCCCGCAGAGTACAGGTCATTTTTTGAG AGCCAAAATATTCCAGAAGCTGAATATGTTTCAAATGCAAATGAATCTGATGG ATGGAGTGATTTCAAGAAGAGTATGTTTTGGTTAGCCGTGCTTGGTGGTAGCTTGTTATTGTTACATGTTCTCCTCTTATTGATTCTCAAGTTCAGAAAAAcgaaaacagaaaaacaaaagaTTTATGGAGCACTGGTTTTGCCAAGATTTGAGATCTTTCTCATTATTCTTGCACTACCTTGTGTCTGTGAAGCATCGGCAGCCCTGCTGAAAG GAGGATCAACAGCAGGGACTATAGTTGGGAGTCTATTGCTGGCAGCTGTCTCTTTTGcagttttagctttattcttATTCCTGTCAGCAGGTATAACATATGGGAAGCTACTTCAGTACAAGGAAGTGCATAAAGAGGGCCAGAAATCACATTGGTATCAAGAACTCATTCGAGTTACTTTAGGTCCTGGAAAAAGGGGCCAGTGGACTTGGATAAACCAGTCCAACTCTGTGTATCTTACAAAATTTGGACCTCTATTTGAAGATGTAAGAGGCCCTCCTAAGTACATGCTTTCCCAGTTTGTTGCAGAGAGTTCACATATCAGTGGTGATAGAATCATTGCCTCAGATGACGAAACAGAAGATGCAGAAGCACCTTTTATCCAAAAGTTGTTTGGGATTTTGAGGATATACTACACACTAATCGAAACTATAAAACGTGTCTGTCTCGGTATATTAGCAGGTTCCAATTCAGAAAATTGGTCTTCTAAAGCTCCTACAATCATCTTACTCTGCATCACTTCTTTCCAACTCTTCTTCATGGTTCTGAAAAAGCCCTTCATTAAAAAAAAGGTTCAGTTGGTCGAGATCATCTCCGTTTCTAGTGAATTGGGCATTTTTGCTATTTGTTTTGTTCTATTAGAGAAGACATTTTCAGCCAAGGATGAAAAGAACATTGGCATATGCATGCTTGCATTGTTTTTGCTTGCCTTTTTGCCTCAAATCATGAACGAATGGTATGCATTGTATCGGCAGACACAACAGCTAGATCCAGCAGGGAAATCTTTATGGAAGGGTCTGAAGGCCGCATTAGTTGGATTTCTGTTGTACTTCATTCCACAGAAGCTGATGAAAAACGCGTACAACAGCCTAGAACTTGACAAATTTGGAGATAAAGTACTAGCTGATCCTTCTTCTTCTGGCGACAGGAATAGGAGCTCAGGCAGCAGAGCGTCGAGTGGAAATGAGAAACCGTGGATGAAACAGTTGAGAGAACTAGCCAAGTCTAGCTTCAGCAAAGATACAAGTGGAACTCCAAATGATCCTTCAACTAGTGGCACCAGATGGAGTGGTTTATGGGGCGGTACTAGGGGAAGTCGCAGCTCATCCTTGAGTACCTCAGGAGAGACCAAATCAAAACCAAAAGGTTTGTACAAAGATCTAGAAGCCATTTTTGCATCAAAGTGA